A stretch of Elgaria multicarinata webbii isolate HBS135686 ecotype San Diego chromosome 5, rElgMul1.1.pri, whole genome shotgun sequence DNA encodes these proteins:
- the LOC134399683 gene encoding leukocyte cysteine proteinase inhibitor 1-like: MADRLVGGLSDPQLATPEVQAITSQVKSQLEGKTDSKYSTFKAMLFCSQVVAGMNYFIKVQMGDGERDYAHLRVFQALPCHGGGVELSGYQLDKTKDDPISYF; encoded by the exons ATGGCAGACAGACTTGTTGGAGGCTTATCCGACCCCCAACTGGCCACACCTGAAGTTCAGGCCATCACTAGCCAG GTGAAGAGCCAGTTGGAAGGGAAAACGGACAGCAAGTACTCCACCTTCAAGGCAATGTTGTTTTGTAGCCAGGTGGTTGCTGGCATGAACTACTTCATCAAG GTCCAAATGGGTGACGGGGAGAGAGACTACGCCCACCTGCGCGTGTTCCAGGCCCTGCCGTGTCACGGGGGCGGAGTTGAGCTCTCTGGCTACCAGCTGGACAAGACCAAGGATGACCCCATCTCCTATTTCTAG
- the LOC134399682 gene encoding leukocyte cysteine proteinase inhibitor 1-like, whose protein sequence is MADRLVGGLSDPQLATPEVQAITSQVKSQLEGKTDSKYSTFKAMLFCSQVVAGMNYFIKVQMGDGERDYAHLRVFQALPCHGGGVELSGYQLGKTKDDPISYF, encoded by the exons ATGGCAGACAGACTTGTTGGAGGCTTATCCGACCCCCAACTGGCCACACCTGAAGTTCAGGCCATCACTAGCCAG GTGAAGAGCCAGTTGGAAGGGAAAACGGACAGCAAGTACTCCACCTTCAAGGCAATGTTGTTTTGTAGCCAGGTGGTTGCTGGCATGAACTACTTCATCAAG GTCCAAATGGGTGACGGAGAGAGAGACTACGCCCACCTGCGCGTGTTCCAGGCCCTGCCGTGTCACGGGGGCGGAGTTGAGCTCTCTGGCTACCAGCTGGGCAAGACCAAGGATGACCCCATCTCCTATTTCTAG